gacgagccgtacggcgacgccgacttCCGCGTGCGCGTCACGCCGGCCGGCAAGCCGCCAGGCAGGGAGACGGACCTGCGTGGCATctacctgcgcgaggccgaggagacTTCGCGCCTGAACCAGTTCAGCATCACGGTCGCGCCGACATTTaagctcgccgagaccgAGCGTGCATTCGCACTCGAgatccgcgcgcgcctcgaggcgagcgcgccgtggaTCTCCGTGTCCGAGTTCCTGGTCCTTGGCTCGAACGGCCGCACGTTTgaggtgcgcatcgcggcgGACACGCTGCCGCCGGGCCTGCACGTCGGCTGGGTGCGTGCGTACGACACGGACGCGAAGAAGGCAAAGCTGTTCGAGGTGCCGGTCACGGTGACCAAGCCGCATGTCctgccgtcgccgacgtacaCCTACCCGCCGGTGCacctcgaggccggcgcGATCCGCCGCGAGTTTGTCAAGGTGCCGGACGGTGCGACGTgggccgaggtgcgcgtcTGCAGCCGCAACcacgacgtgcgcagcgcgaatGTCAAGTTCTGGCTGCACCTCTtgcagctcgtgccgcaagcgcgccgcagcgcgatTGAGCACTCGTTTGTCTTTGCGCTGAACGAAAACGAGCCGGTGGTCAAGCGCGTGGCCGTCGaaagcgcacgcacgatcgagatctgcgccgcgcagttCTGGGCGAGCCGCGCAGGGTTTGACTTGGAGCTCCAGGTGGACTtccacggcctcgacgtcggcgcgacgctccagGCGCCGATCACGCTCGTGAGCGGCGAGGGAATGCACCGCCtcacggcgacgagccgcctGCGCATCGAAGAGTGCAAGCCGactgcgacgctcgacacgcgccgctcgtttGTGCGGCCGACCAAGAGCGAGGTACGTccgctccttgcgccgcgcgaccgcgtgcCGTCCGGCCGTCAGCTGAgcgagctcgtgctgcagTACCCCCTTGCGGTGAAGgaggcgagcggcgtgacGTACCGCCTGCCGATCTCGGGCAACCTGTACGACTCGGGCGTGTCGCTcctgacgcagctcgtcgaccaggACAATGCGACGGTGCACTTTGGCGACGTCTATCCCAAGGAAGTGTCGCTGCAAAAGGGCGACTACACGCTCTATGCGCAGGTCctgcacgacgacgacgcggcgctcgagcgcctgcgccacaTGCCGCTGTCCGTCGACGAGAAGCTGAGCAAGCCCAAGgaggtcgcgctcgacgtgtaCGCCGaccacgtcgacgcgctcggcaccgccGATGCGCCCAAGCTCGACATGGTCAAGCTGTTCCCGGGTGAGCGCCGTGTCTTGTGCATCGacacgcacctcgaggGCGACAGCCTGCCGCCGtccgcggcgtcgggcgacctgttgctcggcacgcttgcgctcggcgcgcacgacAAGCACCctctgcgcctcgtcgtgcccccggcgccggccaagaccggcgacgaggatgcgccggacgcgccgcgcctccctgcgctcctcgccggcgtcgcgtccaAGCTGAGCGGCGAGCACAAGAGCCAGTTTTTGGCCAAGCTCGTCGCAGAGCACCCTAcggacctcgacgtgctcctagcgcagctcgatgcgaccgacgcggacaaggccgaggacgcggacagggcgctcgccgcagccgacgcgctccttgcgacgatcgacgagcaggcgctcctcgtctATCTCGGCGCCAAGCACccgcccaaggccgagcagagcgacgaggacaaggcgctcgccaagcagcgcgaggccgagcagcgtgcgctcgagcttgcgcttgtccgcaagacgcgcgcgcacctcgcccagggcgaccgcgcggcgtttgacgcggcggtgcagcaCGCACGCAAGTTTTTGGCCGACACCGGCAGCGGCtccaaggcgcaggcgatgcATGCTAACATGGTCATCGAGTGGCACATGCACCACGAGCGCTATgcacaggcgctgcagctcctgcgcaagcagctcaccgagctcggcaacggcacgcgcgagtcggccgccgagctgcgccgcgccaaggacctgcagcttgcgctgctcgacaagctcgGCTGGGGTCTCTGGCAGCACCACCACGCACGCTGGACGTGGCTCGGGCGCAACGAGGGCCCGGCTCCGTTCTAGTTACGTGCTAGATATGTCTGTagagcgcgcgcgtacgGGCCGTGAGGCTCGCCCGCGACGCACTCGCCGTAGCGCTGCAAAAAGAGCGCAAgaccgccgccgatcaTGCACGTATGGGTATACACGGCGGTCGCGACCCATGTGCAGCactcgtcctcctcgccgaggtcgaggtgcagcaggcCCAGCAGCAGCATGCACTGGATCGCACCGTCAAAGTGCACGTCGggcagctgcgcgatgcggcgcggGTGCACAGGCGCCAGCACGCTGCCCGAcgccgcgaggccggcgctcgcatgggcgatcgccgcgtgCGTGTCGTACGTCCGGACGtggctcgcggcgcggtggtacacgtcgacgaggtcggggcgcagtgcgccgcgttCCGCGCCGTAAGTCTCttgcagcgacgcggcgaggtccAAAAGGGACTGTGCGATCTCGGCGTGTGCatccgcgtcggcgagtgCCGCATTCTTCTCTagcgcgcggctgcgctcgaccagcggGGGCAGGACAGTCGCATTGAGTTcctggcgcttgcgcagcgccgccttgcCGTCCTGCTCGTCAAGACGGCACAGGCCACAGGCGCACTGGAAGCCGTGCTTGGACAGGAGCGACTGCCGCGTCTCGTACGGCAGCTCACCTTGCACATATTGGTGCATGATCTGCGTGCCTTTGGGCAGGGGATGCAGCGCACGAGTCGTGACCATATCGCCGAAAAAGACCGATGAGACGTTCGGCAGGCAGGCATGGTTCAAAATCGCAGGCAGGGGGTGCggcatcgtcgagcgcgacatgGGATCGttgccgctcgcggcggccggcgtcgccgcgggGCCAAACGCGTTAAAACGCAGCACACCATTGGTATACGCCGAGGACACGTACGGCGGCGTGTACGACGCAATCGCCTGCTTTGCGTCCATCTCGGCCGCAGTGCGCAGCGGGTATGtctcggcgacgtacggcgAGTAGGCCAAGTCGGGGCCCGCTGTCAGGCCCAGGAACggcagcgcaagctcggggcggtcgaggatcgcgtgcatgcaccgcgccgcggccaggACCTGAGTCGTGGTGCTCGTCACGCCGGTATCAGGATTGCAGCGgagcagcggcacgccgcggcacgccgcgtccaTGCTGTAGCTGCTGCCGATCGCACGGCACAGAAGAAGCAGCTCGCCTTCttcgacgtcgcgcgtcaGCACGAGGCCACGCCCGGCATTCGGGATGTCTTCCACAGCCACCGGGCCGATAAACTCGGCGTACGAaaagcgcggcgtcgcgtcctcgagcgtcgtctCAAacatgcgctgcagctcggcatcgGACGGGCCCCGCGCGCCGATCTCGATCGCCTTGGCGACCGAtgccgcacgctccgccCAGTGGGGAGGCGACGTGCGTTGATCGAGCACCTTTTTTGCGTCGTCGTAtgcacgcagcgccacaaggacgtcggcgcgcagcagctcgtcctcgatCTGCTCGTCACCGCTCGTGGCCCATACGCCAAGGAGCGAGGCGGCCTGCATCTCGCGCCATGCTGCGCCGGGGCGGTCTTGTGCAAGGAAGCGCGCAATAgtcgtgcgtgcgtcggtgcgcgacgcgtccggcaCGCTCAACGCACCCGgaagctgcgtgcgcacggcacgtGCAAGCGGCCCTTCTTGGCGCCAGAGGGCGAGCCGAGGAGGGGGCGGTGCGTCGGGCCATGCATCTTTAAGCCACGGCTCGCTGCCGTCGAGAACGTGTACGTCCGACGGCGTGTCTACACGAATACCCGTCGTTCCCTTGCCCCCCGCAATCGgtccgccgacgccgaggtaGTGCGTGCTAATGTACGGCTCGCGGATGAGAAGGAGTGTACCTTCAGGGAGCATCGCATCCAGTTCGTCGCCCTGCAAGAGCAGGTTTGGCGTAAAGTACGCAATGCTCACTGGGATCGCATTCCCCGACGGCAGCTGCCCCACAAACGAGCACGAGGCGTACAGACCGaggcgcgaggcgacgcgcaccacgACGTACCTCGTGTCAAAGCGCTTTGGCGCCTCGAATTCATCCATATCCAGAGgcgtgagcgcctcgacagggcgcgtcgagcagtaCGTATAGTCTGAGTCGACAATCTGGCGGGGCATGTACACGCGCCCCTCCTCGTCGGTAGCCGCCGCGCGTTcctgctcgcggcggcgaatCATGGCGTTCTGCTGGGCAAGCAGTGCCTTAAGCGGGACGCGCTTGACCGGTTTCGGTGCGTTGCACTGCTCCTTTTCGCGccggagcgcctcgacctcgctcTGGAGCGCGCGGTTGTAGTTGGCGAgcatcgcctcggtcgcgccgctgagcagcgccgcgtccatcagcgccgccgccgcgtcctcctcgcccaGCGAGTCAAGGCGCGCCGGAACTGCGAGCTCCTGAGCGAGCTGCTTTTCTACACGTGGATCCGCATCGACAAGCGACACAAtctgctcgccgcgcggcgcgccgagctccaagttgcgcaaggagcgcacgAGTTCCTCCATGCAGCGTCGAAGAAACCTCCACTTTACCGCAGCAACATTCATTTAGGGCCACGTGGACCGGCACCCGCGGATGAGTCACGTGTGTGACGTACATGGCGTTGAGTGGCAAACGTGTGGACCACAGGGGTCCACGAGCTTTGTCTCCTAAGCAGAACGAACCGTCCTGCGAGCGGGTAGATAACCTTTCCTCCCGTACTGTACATTTTGTGCAGGATACTTTCAAGCTGGTAGCTCTGTGAATAGCAGAGCTCACCGAGACCTACACTTCGTGCCCATTGTGTTACGTATTGCCACACCACCCTATCCAACTCGATTGGACCCGGCCTTGCTGCCGCACTGAATACTGCTCCTACTCTATACGAATTGATTGACAAGATGGTTTCCGCGATTGTGTCCGTGAAggacgctcgcgctcacTAAACTTGCCGTCGATACGAGACTGGAACAACGCGCGCCCGACACGGACGTGACTCACGCTTAGCGTGCACAAGAAATCTTTGGATCGCTCTGCGGTCCCTGACTGTTTATCGCCTTTCTGATCAACTCCTTCTGCCCCACTAGCATGCAAATGGATACAGAGAATCACTCGGCTCTGTGGGAACAAGCTGCACACTACAAGCAGCGGAACCCTCACCCGAGTGCATTCTCGACCTCATCGACTTCGTCGCAGTCCGACGCCTCCTCGACCTTCTCGCAGAACGATGACTCACCCCCGACGAGTCTGTCGAGTCAGaacacctcgccgagcctCTCGCAGGCCTCTGGCAAGGGCCGGCGCTCCAGTGAAGAACTGTCGAGCGCGGATGAAGACCTGCACGAACCCTCTTCGGAGCCTGCACTGAAAAAGTGCAAGCTGCGCGCATccgacgcgcgcaccgAAGCCGTGGAAACAAAGCCGGGCGCAAATGCGCCCAAAGCCGGGCGCGAATGCGCCGCACTGCGAATGAGCCGCACGCTCTTCGTGGAAAACTTGGTCGGTACGTATATGGATGAGAGGAGGATGTTAACACGGTATAGATGTGGCCGTGAACACCATTGCCTCGATCTGGGGGCGTTTTTCGCGTGAAAGCAGGACATCCGCTCGGTGTGCCACGCAAAACAACACGCTCCCCCTGGATCTCTTTGTTCGCGAGATTCTGCGACGTAgccgcacgagctgctcgacgctccaggcggcgctcctctACTGCATCCGTTGCAAGGAAGCGGTGAATGCCAGCGTCGAGAAAATGGCCGACGCCACCGACGGCATCCCTTCCGACGCGGATGCAGAGCAGGGCCGCCTGCcgtcgctctcgccgccgcatgCCTTGGGCATGTCGGAGGTGTCGCCCGAGGCAGCTGCCAAGGCCCcgtcgctctcgccgcTCCTCTGTGGCCGCCGCATGTTTTTGGCtgcggtcgtcgtcgcgtCCAAGTTCCTCCAGGACCGCACCTACTCGAACCGGACGTGGTCCAAAATCTCTGGTCTGAATACCAAGGAAATCGAGCAGCTGGAGCGTGTCTTTTTGCACACCATCCAGTACGACTTGGTCGTCGACGCATCGCACTGGTCGCGCTGGACTTCGGAGCTCTCTTCGAACTGGGGCCGTGCCAAGCAGGCACTGGCGACccccggcgcagcagcgcagcagcgcatcgaccaTGCAGAGATGAAGAGCGCGCGTTTCGACACCCGCTTGCATCGCGCACACTCGGAAAACGTCCTTGGGCAAGCCCTGCCGTTCGACGCAGGCCTGCTCCAGGCGGACCGGACCCGCGCAGCAAAGCCGGGCTTTGCACGACACGAATCGGCCACGTAACGCTTACGGGCTATGTTTTCATATTTGAGGTGTAGGGAACGAGCATGCTCTTGCGAGCATGCTCTTCCCTGCAATGTATCTACATAGAAGCATGTACCCAACCACATGCCGACATCTGCCGCTTTTGTTACTTACCCTGCCTACGATGACTAAGCAAATTAGGGTCTTGGCACAATGGCTGCGCGTAACACCGAGACAAGCTTAGTACCGACTCAACGCCACGATGAACGGGACTGTAGTGCAACCCGAGATCCTCTTGAAGGATCGTGCGACGCATCCCCTTTATGGGTATTTCCCGAATCTTGCAGCGGCGATTGTCTTTATCGTGCTGTTCGCAGTGACCTCGGTTGCGCACTTTGCCCAGGTGCTCATCCACCGCCAGTGGTGGATGATCATTATGGTCATTGGCACGCTCGCTGAGATGTGCGGTTATATCATGTACGTTTTTttgctgacgcaggcgcgtccTCGGCCACAACGATCCTTACGTGCGTGACCCCTACGTGGCGATGGAGTGCTTGTTGATCATCACGCCTTGTTTATTTGCCGCAGTAGGTTATCTTGTTGCTGACGATTAGGTTCACTTTACGTCGATtggacgcgtcgcgaccTTGTTCCCACGCAAGTACTCGGTCGTGCGCCCTATCCTCGTGATGCCCATCTTTGTTACGATCGacgtcgcgtcgctcgtgaTTCAGGGTATTGGAGCGGGCATGGCCGGTACATCGGACTCTGCCTCGGTACGTTGATTGTCTCACACAGGATTCGCACAAGGGTTCGATGATTGTGGTCGGCGGTGTCGCTGTCCAACTCGCAGGATACCTCTTGTTCAACATGGTTTTTCTTTCGTTTTGGCtcaaggcgcgcaaggaCAACCCcccgctgctgcgcaggaTGTACACCTTCCTCGTTGCTGTTTTCCTTTCAAGCTTGTTTATCGTCCTCCGTTCGATCTATCGTGTGATTGAGATGGCTGTGGGGTGGACGGGTGTCATCAACCAAACCGAGTGGGCTTTGTACGTCTTTGACAGCACTTTTGTCTTTATTGCTTGTGCTATCCTCAACGCTGTGCACCCGGCCATGTACCTGCCCCGCAACTTTAAGTGGACGTACGACCCTGAACGCGATGGTCCTATGACGGAGGAGTACGAACTGCCGTCGCGCAAGAATGCCGGGGATTTGGAGGCCGGCGAAAAGGGTGatgcgccggacggcgGTGACACTGGTGCTGGTGTTGGTACTGGTGCTGGTGAGGCCGGTGCTGCTGGTGCTGCTGGTGCTGCTGGTGCTGCTGGTGCTGCTGGTGCTGCTGGTGCTGCTGGTGCTGCTGGTGCTGCTGGTGGTGCTGGTGGTGCTGATGCCACTGATGCAGCCGGTGCCACTGATGCAGCCGGTCCtggtgccggcgccgctAGCGATTCtgccggcgctgctggcgtTGGTGCTGGCGCCGCTGACGGTGGTGCTGCTGGCGCGGATGCCGCTGGTGCTGACGCGATAGGCACTAATGCTGCCACCCGCGGGGCTGATGCGCCTACCAGTGGCGCGGATGCGTCTCTCCCTGTCGGTGCCGATTCTGCCACCGGTGCTGCCGACACCGCGACAGGTGCCGCTGCCCACCCTACTGATGCtgtgccgagcggcacTGATACCGCTGTTGATGCTACTAATGCGGCTGGCCAACCCAACCTGGACACCAGCaacgcagcggcgacggctGCCACGGGTGCGACGACCGGCGTGGACGCGTCCGTCCCCGGTGCTCCGgacgcgaccggcgccaCGGGTCTGCCTACGCacaccgccgaggccaccgaggcgcccgcgcctGTACAGGATGCGCATATCGCTGGTGTTccgagcgccgaggcgcatgcCGCCCAAGAGGTGCCCGCTGCCGCATCGCACACTGGCGCGGCCCCTGCGCTGCTGAACGAAACATATGGTCTGGCCCCTGTTCTCCCGGGCTCTGGTAATGaaggcgcgcctgccgcctAGCTATGACGCATTACACCCAGTTGATAATGCAGGCAACTTATATAAATGTAAGACCTTTTCTGTGCCTAGCAAGCCTACGACGTAGATGGTTTAATCGTCGTCCGTCTGTGTAAGTCGAGCTGTACGTACCTCGGCCAGCTTCGGGGCAAGGTAGTACCGCACATGGCCGTTCTCGAACGCGAACTCGACCAGCAGGGGCACCTTGTCAGCCATGTGAAGTGTCACTGCGGACGAGAGCGGGGCCGCCTTGGTAAAGTTCACGAGGTATTGCACGCTAAAGGTGAGCGCGACCGCCTTCTCGAGCTGGATCTCGACCGGGACGACCGAGCCGCCCGCAGAGCCACCAGCCAGGTCCGCCTTCCTCTTCTTCGAAGGCTGCTCGCTCTCCTCACCGAGGccgccctcgtcgtcctcgtcgtcgagacgcgcggccgagcccgagccctGCTTGAGCGTcatgcgcgcgtcgccgattTCACCCTCGGTCGAGAAGGTAACGCCCTCCTTGGTGATGGTGATCTTGACACTCTCGCCGACGTTGGACAGGTCACGGCAGATGCGCGCAAACTCGTTCGAAGACAGCTTAACCACCGCGTCGTACTCCGTGTCGGGGATGCCGAGGTGTTCGGTGTCGATGTCCATGAGCTTCAGGTCGAATTCACCGATACGGTCCGAGCCTGTGTCAGCGTCGATACGTACTCGTGCCCTCAAAGACGAGGTGCAGACTGTCGGCATTGTCGCCCTTGCGCATGTTGAGGATATCGTTGTTgttggcgctgcgcagcaccttGGTCAGGCTGGTGATCGCCACACCGATGCTCATCGGGCGGTCGCAGCGGTACTCCTCGAAACCgtccgcacgcagctccaCGGCAGAGAGGGCGACGTGCGAGCTGTCCATCGCTTGGAGGCGCTGGGTAAGCCACGGGACGTACCAGACCCTCTTCGTTGCAGTCAAAGTTGGCATGCTCCACCAGATCCTTGATAGCGTCCAGGACGCGCTTAAACTACCATAAGCCAAACATACGCACCACCACAGCCTGCTCAATCTTTGCTTCCAACATCGTAACACGAGGACACAAGAaacgacgcgtcgcgcgcgcgcccgaAAGAGGCGCGTTCGGCCGTGCTTAGTCATACACGTGTGGTGGGCTATGGGGCTACCAGTGGACGGTCGTGGTATTGGCTTGGAGCATGACCAGTCGCTTGACCAAGCGATAGTATGCGTATATAATGAATGGCACACATCCAACAAACGCAATGATCGCACCAAATCCGTAGAAGGAGGTATGGGGGCGGCCATCCATTTGGTTTTCTAGCGGGACCATGACGTTCATCGAGAACGTGCTCGTGGCCAGCTGGCACATGAGCGTGCCCGAGGCCACGGACGCCGCGAGCAAGAGGTATTTGATTTTTCCGATCTGGAAGCGTTTGTTGGCGATTTGAGAACGCGCAAGGAACGAATTGTGGGTATGTGAGAGCGCGTTCTCGCGGTCGTGCAGCTGGACAAGCATCAAGGCGACGTGGTCAAAGATATCGTCCATGTACAAGATAATCATGCTTTCGTCCAtctccgcctcggcatcaGAGAGACGCTTGCGGAACCCACGGAGCACGTCGGTCTTGGGAATCAGCAGGCGCGAAAGGCCCGTGACAATCTCGCGCGTGTGCGACAAATGCCAAATGAAGCGGCtctggcgcacggcgtcCACCGTCGAAAACGACGAGCTCTTTTTGTCGTGCTTGGCGTTCGACGTGCCTTCCATGGCCCCGAGCGGGGTGTCGAGGTGGGTATCAAGCTGCGCGGGCTTCGCCTTCCGGCGCCACGAGCGGAAGGGCTTGCGCATCGGGCGCTTCTCTTTCGGCTCCGGTTCTTTAAAGGGGGATATGCCCAGATCGTTGgagagcgcctcgatctcgcCGACCTGCGTTCGCAGGAAAGTAACGTAGGGGGTAAAGGCGTCGACGATCGAGTCGTACAGCCCGTGCACGATCCACTCCGAGCTAAAGTCGGTGGGAAAGACGTGGCTTTCGAGGCGCGATCGCACGCGGTCCGTGTGCTTGCGCACGTCTTCAAAGTGAAACGAGAGGACGCCGTGCGCAAAGACGACGAGGTACATGCTCACGCTGCCGGCGTTCAGACCCTCGAGACCCTCTTTGGACCGTTCGTCAGTACAGATCTCGAGGCTCACGAGCGACTGCCCGGGCATCTTCTCGTCCATCGCATCATAttcgtgcgcgaggcgcgccttgtcCATCTGTTCTtcgacgagccgcggcgAGATCATGCCGGGGTccttgccgccgcgcgtAAAGCGAAAGTAGCTctcgtccagcgcacgTACCACGACAAAATAGTAGCCGAGCCGGTCGAACGACTCGACCTTTTCGCGCGGCTCCTGCTTCAGGATATCCTCGACCGTTAGCGGGTGCAGCGGAAAGAGCAGGCTCAGCTGCTGCATGTCCTTGTACGTCGGGCAGTGGATATCGAGCCACCACGGgttcgcacgcagctccgCCGGTGGATTCGGCGGAGGAAGCAcgtcggcgatcggcggcgcgcggggcgACTGCTTCGCCGCACGTGGCAGCGCGAGCATCGGCTCAcccagcagcggcgcgtcgaggtcgtcgagcgtccCCTCTTCGGCGATCGTCGGCACgttgctgcgcggcgtgcgcgccgcgcgccccgGCCCCGGCGTCCGTGCAAAGGGGATCGGCGACACCCATTCCGTGCTGGGCCGCGTGCGAAACAAGGGCGTGAGCGGGACGTCGGACATGTGTCGTCCGGTGctccgctcgcgctcgtacCATTcctggtcgtcgtcgagttCCTGGAACGAGGTGTCTTCGGACGGCATGTCAAGTGCAGGCGGGGGTAAGCCCATgtccagctcgtcgtcctgcCGCGGTGTCGAGGTCTGTGGCGCGTGTGTATCCGATGCACTCGGTGCGCCGAGATCGCCGGCGtggccgtcgcgctgcgcataGTACATAAAGTAGTAGTGCAGACGGTCCTGCACGGCCCGCCACGACTGAGCGCGGAGTAAAGGATcctcgcccggcgccgtcggcgcgtaCAGTGCATACTCCGTGACGCCTCCTGCGATCTCgcggaggcggcgcgcattgCGCCGAGCCTTGCGGCTCGCCTTTTGCATGTGGACCGCTTCGCGgttggcgcggcgctttctgcgccgccgccgccgccgccccggccgtccgccgaggcgcggtgTCCACGCCGAGAGCGCCGAAGggagcgccggcgagtCGGTCGTCGATCCCTCGAAGCGTGTGTGCCGTGAGCGGCGGCTCATGAGCGACATGCGGTCTGTGTCGTGGTCCACGGCCGAGCGTGTTGTGCCTGATGCGATCGACGTGGCCCCGTCCGACTCGGTGTCGCTCGAgtccgagctcgagctcgagctcgagctgtcCGAGTCGCCAAAGAGGGCACGCAGGCGAGCCATGccgccctgcgccgtctggctcgagctcgagctgcccGATGAGCTATGAtccgagtccgagtcgctctCTTCCGTCCGCCTGCGTGCGAACTGGGACTGTgcgagggcggcgcgccgctcctggCGGCGTTTCtgcctgcgctgcgtgctgcgcgccgcgaggtaCGCATCGAGCCCGCGGTACTCGTCCCCGGGCTCGTACCCCTCTGGCAGATCCTCCGGCCGGACGCTCACCGCTGTATTCGCAAATTGGAGCTGGCGCG
This window of the Malassezia japonica chromosome 4, complete sequence genome carries:
- a CDS encoding uncharacterized protein (COG:B; EggNog:ENOG503P3Z7) gives rise to the protein MEELVRSLRNLELGAPRGEQIVSLVDADPRVEKQLAQELAVPARLDSLGEEDAAAALMDAALLSGATEAMLANYNRALQSEVEALRREKEQCNAPKPVKRVPLKALLAQQNAMIRRREQERAAATDEEGRVYMPRQIVDSDYTYCSTRPVEALTPLDMDEFEAPKRFDTRYVVVRVASRLGLYASCSFVGQLPSGNAIPVSIAYFTPNLLLQGDELDAMLPEGTLLLIREPYISTHYLGVGGPIAGGKGTTGIRVDTPSDVHVLDGSEPWLKDAWPDAPPPPRLALWRQEGPLARAVRTQLPGALSVPDASRTDARTTIARFLAQDRPGAAWREMQAASLLGVWATSGDEQIEDELLRADVLVALRAYDDAKKVLDQRTSPPHWAERAASVAKAIEIGARGPSDAELQRMFETTLEDATPRFSYAEFIGPVAVEDIPNAGRGLVLTRDVEEGELLLLCRAIGSSYSMDAACRGVPLLRCNPDTGVTSTTTQVLAAARCMHAILDRPELALPFLGLTAGPDLAYSPYVAETYPLRTAAEMDAKQAIASYTPPYVSSAYTNGVLRFNAFGPAATPAAASGNDPMSRSTMPHPLPAILNHACLPNVSSVFFGDMVTTRALHPLPKGTQIMHQYVQGELPYETRQSLLSKHGFQCACGLCRLDEQDGKAALRKRQELNATVLPPLVERSRALEKNAALADADAHAEIAQSLLDLAASLQETYGAERGALRPDLVDVYHRAASHVRTYDTHAAIAHASAGLAASGSVLAPVHPRRIAQLPDVHFDGAIQCMLLLGLLHLDLGEEDECCTWVATAVYTHTCMIGGGLALFLQRYGEHI
- the PCL5 gene encoding PHO85 cyclin-5 (EggNog:ENOG503NYVQ; COG:S), with translation MQMDTENHSALWEQAAHYKQRNPHPSAFSTSSTSSQSDASSTFSQNDDSPPTSLSSQNTSPSLSQASGKGRRSSEELSSADEDLHEPSSEPALKKCKLRASDARTEAVETKPGANAPKAGRECAALRMSRTLFVENLVDVAVNTIASIWGRFSRESRTSARCATQNNTLPLDLFVREILRRSRTSCSTLQAALLYCIRCKEAVNASVEKMADATDGIPSDADAEQGRLPSLSPPHALGMSEVSPEAAAKAPSLSPLLCGRRMFLAAVVVASKFLQDRTYSNRTWSKISGLNTKEIEQLERVFLHTIQYDLVVDASHWSRWTSELSSNWGRAKQALATPGAAAQQRIDHAEMKSARFDTRLHRAHSENVLGQALPFDAGLLQADRTRAAKPGFARHESAT
- a CDS encoding uncharacterized protein (TransMembrane:9 (o20-42i54-72o92-113i125-144o164-188i200-221o241-265i285-302o308-337i); COG:S; EggNog:ENOG503NWCU), yielding MNGTVVQPEILLKDRATHPLYGYFPNLAAAIVFIVLFAVTSVAHFAQVLIHRQWWMIIMVIGTLAEMCGYIMRVLGHNDPYVRDPYVAMECLLIITPCLFAAVHFTSIGRVATLFPRKYSVVRPILVMPIFVTIDVASLVIQGIGAGMAGTSDSASDSHKGSMIVVGGVAVQLAGYLLFNMVFLSFWLKARKDNPPLLRRMYTFLVAVFLSSLFIVLRSIYRVIEMAVGWTGVINQTEWALYVFDSTFVFIACAILNAVHPAMYLPRNFKWTYDPERDGPMTEEVMRRTAVTLVLVLVLVLVRPVLLVLLVLLVLLVLLVLLVLLVLLVLLVVLVVLMPLMQPVPLMQPVLVPAPLAILPALLAGADASLPVGADSATGAADTATGAAAHPTDAVPSGTDTAVDATNAAGQPNLDTSNAAATAATGATTGVDASVPGAPDATGATGLPTHTAEATEAPAPVQDAHIAGVPSAEAHAAQEVPAAASHTGAAPALLNETYGLAPVLPGSGNEGAPAA
- a CDS encoding tripeptidyl-peptidase II (EggNog:ENOG503NY5S; MEROPS:MER0006297; COG:O), yielding MSSAAVPAKGPFPVNGLLPKQATHADAFLKRFPEYDGRNVRVAVLDTGVDPAALGLDGPNKVVDVIDCSGAGDMPLQPVEAQPAHDGAALALTSPTTKRTLLVSPEWKNPTGVWKVGTKRAYDLWPTELVKRRSEQRKKAFDVSHAALLQAAQRELAQFEQSGVKDALKKDELSARIALLRDLQKSWKDAGPIVEAVVFHDGSHWRAAVGGGEGDAADPASGEPDAVRTPELDLRGAKCLTDFRTEREWSYFGQMDLLTYTVNILDDGALLSLVTLSGTHGTHVAGIIAAQTNEAATNGVAPGAEIVSLRIGDARLASMEQGQALLRAAQAMIDTKCDVANMSFGEDGALGIEDKGAFAEALHKVIREHDVCFVSSAGNDGPALSTVGQPGGTTSGVLSVGAYVTDGEMQQAEYALVESDVKSSVTTWCSRGPAADGDAGVSIYAPGAAITSICRYALQSKQLMNGTSMSSPNAAGAVALLVSGLKAQGRRVSPARVFAAIRETGTDVGDALGVRFLNVNKAWDYLEEHADEPYGDADFRVRVTPAGKPPGRETDLRGIYLREAEETSRLNQFSITVAPTFKLAETERAFALEIRARLEASAPWISVSEFLVLGSNGRTFEVRIAADTLPPGLHVGWVRAYDTDAKKAKLFEVPVTVTKPHVLPSPTYTYPPVHLEAGAIRREFVKVPDGATWAEVRVCSRNHDVRSANVKFWLHLLQLVPQARRSAIEHSFVFALNENEPVVKRVAVESARTIEICAAQFWASRAGFDLELQVDFHGLDVGATLQAPITLVSGEGMHRLTATSRLRIEECKPTATLDTRRSFVRPTKSEVRPLLAPRDRVPSGRQLSELVLQYPLAVKEASGVTYRLPISGNLYDSGVSLLTQLVDQDNATVHFGDVYPKEVSLQKGDYTLYAQVLHDDDAALERLRHMPLSVDEKLSKPKEVALDVYADHVDALGTADAPKLDMVKLFPGERRVLCIDTHLEGDSLPPSAASGDLLLGTLALGAHDKHPLRLVVPPAPAKTGDEDAPDAPRLPALLAGVASKLSGEHKSQFLAKLVAEHPTDLDVLLAQLDATDADKAEDADRALAAADALLATIDEQALLVYLGAKHPPKAEQSDEDKALAKQREAEQRALELALVRKTRAHLAQGDRAAFDAAVQHARKFLADTGSGSKAQAMHANMVIEWHMHHERYAQALQLLRKQLTELGNGTRESAAELRRAKDLQLALLDKLGWGLWQHHHARWTWLGRNEGPAPF
- the POL30 gene encoding proliferating cell nuclear antigen (COG:L; EggNog:ENOG503NXFV), encoding MLEAKIEQAVVFKRVLDAIKDLVEHANFDCNEEGLRLQAMDSSHVALSAVELRADGFEEYRCDRPMSIGVAITSLTKVLRSANNNDILNMRKGDNADSLHLVFEGTSSDRIGEFDLKLMDIDTEHLGIPDTEYDAVVKLSSNEFARICRDLSNVGESVKITITKEGVTFSTEGEIGDARMTLKQGSGSAARLDDEDDEGGLGEESEQPSKKRKADLAGGSAGGSVVPVEIQLEKAVALTFSVQYLVNFTKAAPLSSAVTLHMADKVPLLVEFAFENGHVRYYLAPKLAETDDD